A stretch of Dyella sp. BiH032 DNA encodes these proteins:
- a CDS encoding ATP-binding cassette domain-containing protein — protein MTQPAIAADAPVLELERASVLRGERLILEDLSLRVAAGQHTAILGANGSGKSTLVKLVARQLYPLARQDGRPSVRVFGRERWHVTELRSLLGMVSPALQLDYTTETPLEVFDAVISGFFAARGLGLDHRVTPAMRGRAQDALDQMGIVHLVGRDMATLSTGEARRVLIARALVHRPRALLLDEPTAGLDLATRRRFLESLRALAQSGTTLLLVTHHIEEIVPEIGQVLLLREGKVLRHGGKEAVLTDDALTLAFDMPVRVRREGDYFNAVPC, from the coding sequence ATGACGCAGCCCGCGATCGCCGCGGACGCGCCCGTGCTGGAGCTGGAACGCGCCAGCGTGCTGCGGGGCGAGCGCCTGATCCTGGAGGACCTCAGCCTGCGCGTAGCAGCCGGGCAGCACACCGCCATCCTCGGCGCCAACGGCTCGGGGAAGTCGACCCTGGTCAAGCTGGTGGCGCGCCAGCTCTATCCGCTGGCGCGGCAGGACGGCCGCCCCAGCGTGCGCGTGTTCGGCCGCGAGCGCTGGCACGTGACCGAGCTGCGCAGCCTGCTGGGCATGGTCTCGCCCGCGCTGCAGCTGGACTACACCACCGAGACGCCGCTGGAAGTGTTCGACGCGGTGATCTCCGGCTTCTTCGCGGCGCGCGGCCTCGGCCTCGATCACCGGGTGACGCCCGCCATGCGCGGCCGCGCGCAAGACGCGCTGGACCAGATGGGCATCGTCCATCTGGTCGGGCGCGACATGGCCACGCTGTCGACCGGTGAGGCGCGCCGCGTACTGATCGCCCGCGCCCTGGTGCACCGCCCCCGCGCGCTGTTGCTGGACGAACCCACCGCAGGCCTCGACCTTGCCACGCGCCGGCGCTTTCTGGAGAGCCTGCGCGCGCTGGCGCAGAGCGGCACCACCCTGCTCCTGGTGACCCATCACATCGAGGAAATCGTGCCGGAGATCGGGCAGGTGCTGCTGCTGCGCGAAGGCAAGGTGCTGCGCCATGGCGGCAAGGAAGCGGTACTCACCGACGACGCGCTGACGCTGGCGTTCGACATGCCGGTACGGGTCCGGCGCGAAGGCGACTACTTCAACGCCGTGCCCTGCTGA